A stretch of Primulina tabacum isolate GXHZ01 chromosome 13, ASM2559414v2, whole genome shotgun sequence DNA encodes these proteins:
- the LOC142522765 gene encoding tetraspanin-19-like isoform X2 gives MGRMARSCTQSLLKAVNYALGMFGVAMILYALWMFRVWLRDRESDHAETPWFTYTVLGFGVLVCLITCSGHVAAETASGCCLYFYMVLVFLVCVFEGAVTADVFLNSNWEEDFPEDPTENLDKLKDFIKDNFDICKWIGFTVVALQNNIKCVMHSTPRILKGYL, from the exons ATGGGTCGTATGGCACGCAGTTGCACGCAGTCGCTGCTGAAAGCGGTGAATTACGCCTTGGGAATGTTTGGTGTTGCCATGATTTTGTACGCTCtatggatgttcagagtttGGCTGCGCGACCGCGAATCCGATCATGCGGAAACACCTTG GTTCACGTACACTGTACTTGGCTTCGGAGTTCTCGTGTGCCTGATTACGTGCTCGGGCCATGTTGCTGCGGAGACTGCTAGTGGATGTTGCCTTTACTTT TACATGGTTTTGGTGTTTCTGGTTTGTGTTTTTGAAGGTGCAGTTACTGCGGACGTATTTTTAAACAGCAACTGGGAGGAG GATTTTCCTGAGGACCCAACTGAGAACTTGGATAAGTTAAAGGACTTTATCAAGGATAACTTTGACATATGCAAATGGATTGGCTTTACAGTTGTGGCCTTACAG AATAACATAAAATGTGTCATGCACTCCACTCCCAGAATATTGAAAGGATATCTATGA
- the LOC142522765 gene encoding tetraspanin-19-like isoform X1 — protein MGRMARSCTQSLLKAVNYALGMFGVAMILYALWMFRVWLRDRESDHAETPWFTYTVLGFGVLVCLITCSGHVAAETASGCCLYFYMVLVFLVCVFEGAVTADVFLNSNWEEDFPEDPTENLDKLKDFIKDNFDICKWIGFTVVALQGMSILLAIILKALGPHHVRYYESDDDYLPDRVPLLKNYVPHQSYVVSDQFGPKTRFSEFENKP, from the exons ATGGGTCGTATGGCACGCAGTTGCACGCAGTCGCTGCTGAAAGCGGTGAATTACGCCTTGGGAATGTTTGGTGTTGCCATGATTTTGTACGCTCtatggatgttcagagtttGGCTGCGCGACCGCGAATCCGATCATGCGGAAACACCTTG GTTCACGTACACTGTACTTGGCTTCGGAGTTCTCGTGTGCCTGATTACGTGCTCGGGCCATGTTGCTGCGGAGACTGCTAGTGGATGTTGCCTTTACTTT TACATGGTTTTGGTGTTTCTGGTTTGTGTTTTTGAAGGTGCAGTTACTGCGGACGTATTTTTAAACAGCAACTGGGAGGAG GATTTTCCTGAGGACCCAACTGAGAACTTGGATAAGTTAAAGGACTTTATCAAGGATAACTTTGACATATGCAAATGGATTGGCTTTACAGTTGTGGCCTTACAG GGCATGAGTATATTATTGGCTATTATTCTAAAAGCCTTAGGACCCCATCATGTGAGGTACTATGAAAGTGATGATGATTATCTACCAGATAGAGTACCTCTGCTCAAGAATTATGTTCCACACCAATCTTATGTCGTTAGTGACCAGTTTGGGCCAAAAACAAGATTCTCAGAATTTGAGAATAAACCGTAA